A DNA window from Helianthus annuus cultivar XRQ/B chromosome 15, HanXRQr2.0-SUNRISE, whole genome shotgun sequence contains the following coding sequences:
- the LOC110913455 gene encoding uncharacterized protein LOC110913455, whose translation MVESDKKAYDLEKKAFAILAKALRKDIYHQFAYCTTTKNLWDVLEARGEGNAATRKIRRDLLKKEFEGFLFMENETLNDMATRFYHLLSEMHSYYNDSHKNILNMFRKYKPGS comes from the coding sequence ATGGTGGAAAGTGATAAGAAGGCTTATGATCTTGAGAAGAAGGCCTTTGCTATCCTTGCTAAAGCACTTCgtaaggatatttatcatcaattCGCGTATTGTACCACTACAAAGAATTTGTGGGATGTCTTGGAAGCTAGAGGGGAAGGAAATGCAGCAACAAGAAAGATCCGTCGTGATCTTTTAAAGAAGGAGTTTGAAGGATTTTTGTTCATGGAAAATGAAACACTAAACGACATGGCTACCCGGTTCTATCATTTGCTTAGTGAGATGCACTCATACTATAACGACTCACACAAAAACATCCTAAACATGTTCCGTAAGTATAAACCCGGATCCTGA
- the LOC110911069 gene encoding probable calcium-binding protein CML46, translating to MTFMIPEFIQYLFSQILFNMIMYIQIGFFLGDSNIQVEKKHQQPKLSKRSPSFKYRSMHGNEVEMVMGNLGIFCNSKGGDFPKRINSDDLFNMFEQEHPRLDEVKEAFDVFDENKDGYIDARELKRVLSALGLTDKVDMDDCKKMIRVFDDNNDGRIDFGEFVKFMEGTFC from the coding sequence ATGACCTTCATGATACCTGAATTCATCCAATACTTATTCTCCCAAATACTATTCAACATGATCATGTACATCCAAATAGGGTTTTTCTTGGGTGATTCCAACATTCAAGTTGAAAAGAAGCACCAACAACCCAAATTATCAAAAAGATCACCTTCATTTAAATACAGAAGCATGCATGGAAACGAAGTGGAGATGGTGATGGGGAACTTGGGGATTTTTTGCAATTCCAAAGGTGGGGACTTTCCGAAAAGAATAAATAGTGATGATCTTTTTAACATGTTTGAGCAAGAACATCCTAGATTGGATGAAGTGAAGGAAGCTTTTGATGTGTTTGATGAGAATAAAGATGGGTATATTGATGCAAGAGAGTTGAAGAGAGTTCTTTCTGCTTTGGGATTGACTGATAAAGTAGATATGGATGACTGCAAGAAGATGATTAGAGTGTTTGATGATAACAATGATGGTAGAATAGATTTTGGTGAGTTTGTGAAATTTATGGAAGGCACATTCTGTTGA